The following coding sequences are from one Cyanobium sp. AMD-g window:
- a CDS encoding septal ring lytic transglycosylase RlpA family protein — translation MRVTQLLGAAALLFTSSIAPAQAGSLTAQQAPGSSVAIRPADFPSTWERFVEEIRTVPTASNLIASAGRVTTGQASWYGPGFFGNRTASGEVFRPGTLTAAHRTLPFGTKVRVTNLWNGRSAVVRINDRGPFHGSRVIDLAHGAAQELGLTASGVAQVKLEVLP, via the coding sequence ATGCGAGTCACTCAACTCCTGGGCGCCGCCGCCCTCCTCTTCACCAGCAGCATCGCTCCGGCCCAGGCCGGCTCCCTTACTGCCCAGCAGGCCCCTGGGAGTTCCGTTGCCATCCGCCCCGCCGACTTTCCCTCCACCTGGGAGCGTTTCGTCGAAGAGATCCGCACCGTGCCCACGGCGAGCAACCTGATCGCCTCCGCCGGTCGCGTCACCACCGGTCAGGCCAGCTGGTACGGCCCCGGTTTCTTCGGCAACCGCACCGCCAGTGGGGAGGTCTTCCGTCCCGGCACCCTCACCGCCGCCCACCGCACCCTGCCTTTCGGCACCAAGGTGCGCGTCACCAACCTCTGGAACGGACGTTCCGCTGTGGTGCGCATCAATGACCGTGGTCCGTTCCACGGCAGCCGCGTCATCGACCTGGCCCACGGAGCCGCCCAGGAACTGGGCCTCACCGCCAGCGGCGTTGCCC
- the purM gene encoding phosphoribosylformylglycinamidine cyclo-ligase, protein MDYRSAGVDVAAGRAFVERIRTSVETTRRPEVVGGLGGFGGLCRLPAGMKRPLLVAGTDGVGTKLELAQAHGSHHGVGIDLVAMCVNDVITSGAEPLFFLDYIATGKLGPEAMAEVVEGIADGCRQSGCALLGGETAEMPGFYGAGRYDLAGFCVAVVEEEERIDGARVSLGDRIVAVASSGVHSNGFSLVRRILEAEAVDAATLLPATGQGLIEALLTPTLLYASLVKDLRRSGLPLHAMAHITGGGLPENLPRCLPAGVHAVVDPDSWERPPLFRWLQERGQVPEVDLWNTFNLGVGFCLVVPAEASPGIIDLCRSSGHQAWELGSIAAGEPGEHPLAGLPH, encoded by the coding sequence ATGGACTACCGCTCTGCCGGCGTTGACGTCGCCGCGGGCCGCGCCTTCGTGGAACGCATCCGAACCAGTGTCGAGACGACCCGGCGGCCGGAGGTGGTGGGGGGACTGGGCGGCTTCGGCGGGCTCTGCCGCCTGCCGGCCGGGATGAAACGCCCCCTGCTGGTGGCCGGCACCGACGGGGTGGGCACCAAGCTCGAGCTCGCCCAGGCCCATGGCAGCCACCACGGCGTGGGCATCGACCTGGTCGCCATGTGCGTCAACGACGTGATCACCAGCGGCGCGGAACCACTCTTCTTCCTGGATTACATCGCCACCGGCAAGCTCGGCCCCGAGGCCATGGCCGAGGTGGTGGAAGGCATCGCCGATGGTTGCCGCCAGAGCGGCTGCGCCCTGCTGGGGGGCGAAACCGCCGAGATGCCGGGCTTCTACGGCGCCGGCCGCTACGACCTGGCCGGGTTCTGTGTGGCGGTGGTGGAGGAGGAGGAACGGATCGACGGCGCCCGCGTCAGCCTGGGTGACCGGATCGTGGCGGTGGCCAGCAGCGGCGTCCACAGCAATGGTTTCAGCCTGGTGCGGCGCATCCTGGAGGCCGAAGCGGTCGACGCCGCCACCCTGTTGCCGGCAACCGGGCAAGGACTGATCGAAGCCCTGCTGACCCCGACACTGCTTTATGCGTCGCTGGTGAAGGACCTGCGCCGGTCGGGGCTGCCGCTCCATGCCATGGCCCACATCACCGGCGGCGGCTTGCCGGAGAACCTGCCCCGCTGCCTGCCCGCGGGGGTCCATGCGGTGGTCGACCCCGACAGCTGGGAACGTCCGCCCCTGTTCCGCTGGCTGCAGGAGCGGGGCCAGGTGCCGGAGGTCGATCTCTGGAACACTTTCAATCTGGGGGTCGGTTTCTGCCTGGTGGTCCCAGCAGAAGCCTCCCCTGGCATCATCGATCTCTGCCGTTCCTCGGGCCATCAGGCCTGGGAGCTCGGCAGCATCGCGGCGGGCGAGCCGGGGGAGCACCCCCTGGCCGGATTGCCGCACTGA